The proteins below come from a single Anguilla rostrata isolate EN2019 chromosome 3, ASM1855537v3, whole genome shotgun sequence genomic window:
- the zgc:66433 gene encoding capping protein-inhibiting regulator of actin dynamics isoform X2, translating into MNIGVQTDDSMASGLPNVTANQETAETPEECPAKKKSKFQTFKNFFVKKKRKEAPATPEENLLKSSQSSDNVNGPEAPPAHSEADEDSGSKVNMGSKAMSHDSVFVSDSHSSEANDGLASSQDSLHGKVKSLQLQLKQAIRLGSPQSLVCGKKGEDGGTLSEDDGLPCSPPEISTLHTVLTGSSQGRTSSLSLEGSDSEDEQMSLEASSRPVSPLDCLPLDFSEPANFAACLDNSAARHRIAVKQRACAKRKPASREVSERSKVKILSGRVPLRVEEEPSSAVLTELSAEEKNEDVEMIETDAGGEEAEVSPRVLPASRTMAEEPGAPDDPAEAGGVSSSSSEAELESLPEADLALDLQESPVSLAPSGGHYADAALDSDGEVPAEEAGSLLQEVLSSLECPLTSAFVLKPDARDLQVSADQGERSRAKDPLDDPMDRPPSSPAVNQGEDEQEEGTLSPSIDTSCGLGSRDEDEQLVKEEESVESDEDEDEEAEVMSPAEVPLKKEADLPAGKGEEAEEREKVLKEEVMEQEEVMEEEQEEEVVEQVEEEEAVVEEVEEQDAVVMEEVVTEEVEEEEAVVEEPVVEEVEEEDTVMEEDKVVIKEDGVIMEKMVIQQQEEEGEEVEVREEMGIMEVGVGIAPEAPQQKATAEFEEEDVEDGEEDVDDLKVEVATDINEPEDPEETKEVEPEPDSGDLDSGDLDSGEEGAQGLLSGSWSYLPTAGVERSEFNTELFTLEVTDDTAPPQPPGAAFSPSSKEPSSPEHKPSPSADISVGQDTEEPSSAPSVEEDHGNVRDTPEPSRARFTIAPAWQRSLSGGTSKEPPFASPIRPEAFQQAAPEPASEPAPSPDPPQSPTPLSPLRQPPAQDAGAAENPFGIKLRRTPVLLRYSAEGSGDAPAAGLPVEPAEPARRPQSGLPSARPTVAKKPDPLEDSASKLRKTPDAALSKGAAEPGTSPSWISVAKQKQKSFQENPIEETPARKGSLEKDEANLSTSPVTVSCSLEISKPAATEKDGKRTSPHPPPVQAGQDEPPWLALAKKKAKAWSEMPQIVQ; encoded by the exons TGACGACAGCATGGCGTCGGGACTTCCAAATGTGACGGCCAATCAGGAGACGGCAGAAACCCCGGAGGAGTGTCCAG CGAAGAAGAAGTCCAAATTTCAGACATTCAAGAACTTCTTtgtgaagaagaagagaaaagaggcCCCCGCCACACCTGAGGAGAACCTTCTGAAATCCAGCCAATCGAGCGACAATGTCAACGGCCcagaggccccgcccgcccacTCGGAGGCAGACGAGGACTCTGG TTCAAAGGTCAACATGGGGAGCAAGGCCATGTCACACGACAGCGTCTTCGTCTCCGATTCCCATTCGTCGGAAGCCAACGACGGCCTGGCGTCCTCCCAGGACAGCCTTCACGGGAAGGTCAAGTCCCTGCAG ctgcagctgaagcaggccATCAGGCTGGGCTCCCCCCAGTCCCTCGTCTGTGGGAAGAAGGGGGAGGACGGCGGGACCCTCTCTGAGGACGACGGCCTGCCCTGCAGCCCCCCGGAGATCTCCACCCTGCACACCGTGCTGACGGGGTCCTCCCAGGGG AGAACGAGCTCGCTGAGCCTGGAGGGATCGGACAGCGAGGACGAGCAG ATGTCCCTGGAGGCCTCGTCCAGACCCGTCAGCCCGCTGGACTGCCTCCCGCTGGACTTCAGCGAGCCCGCCAACTTCGCCGCCTGCCTCGACAACTCAGCCGCCCGCCATCGCATCGCCGTCAAGCAGAGGGCCTGCGCCAAGCGGAAGCCTGCCAGC AGGGAGGTGTCTGAACGCAGCAAGGTGAAGATTTTGAGTGGGAGAGTGCCGCTCAGAGTAGAAGAAGAACCATCGAGTGCAGTCTTAACAGAGCTGTCTGCGGAGGAGAAGAATGAAG ACGTGGAGATGATCGAGACTGACGCTGGTGGGGAGGAGGCCGAAGTTTCCCCCAGGGTCCTGCCCGCTTCGAGGACGATGGCGGAGGAGCCCGGGGCTCCAGATGATCCGGCCGAGGCCGGGGGcgtgtcctcttcctcctccgagGCTGAATTGGAGTCTCTCCCAGAGGCAGACCTCGCCCTGGATCTCCAGGAATCCCCGGTGTCCTtggcgccctctggtggacacTACGCCGACGCAGCGCTGGACTCCGACGGCGAGGTCCCGGCTGAGGAGGCGGGGTCCCTGCTTCAGGAGGTGCTGAGCTCGCTGGAGTGCCCTTTGACCTCCGCGTTTGTGCTGAAGCCAGATGCCAGGGACCTGCAGGTCAGCGCGGACCAGGGCGAGCGCTCGCGTGCCAAGGACCCACTCGACGATCCGATGGACCGGCCGCCCTCCTCACCTGCTGTAAACCAGGGAGAAGATGAGCAAGAGGAGGGCACTCTTTCCCCCAGCATTGACACAAGCTGCGGCCTTGGTTCTCGTGATGAAGATGAACAGCTGGTCAAGGAAGAGGAGAGTGTGGAATCGgacgaggatgaggatgaggaggctGAAGTGATGAGCCCTGCTGAAGTTCCCCTCAAAAAAGAGGCAGACCTTCCTGCTGGAAAAGGAGAGGAAGCAGAAGAACGGGAGAAAGTTCTGAAGGAGGAGGTGATGGAGCAAGAGGAAgtgatggaggaggagcaggaggaggaagtagtggagcaggtggaggaggaagaggcggtAGTGGAAGAGGTGGAGGAACAAGACGCAGTTGTTATGGAGGAGGTTGTAacagaggaggtggaggaggaagaggcagtAGTGGAGGAACCAGTTGTggaggaggtagaggaggaaGACACAGTAATGGAAGAAGATAAAGTGGTAATCAAGGAAGATGGGGTGATAATGGAGAAGATGGTAatacagcagcaggaggaggagggggaggaggtggaggtcaGAGAAGAGATGGGAATAATGGAAGTGGGAGTAGGGATAGCTCCAGAGGCCCCTCAGCAAAAAGCCACAGCAGAGTTTGAGGAGGAAGATGTAGAGGATGGTGAGGAAGATGTTGACGATCTGAAAGTGGAGGTGGCTACAGACATCAATGAGCCTGAAGACCCAGAGGAGACTAAGGAGGTGGAGCCAGAACCGGACTCTGGGGACCTGGACTCTGGGGACCTGGACTCTGGGGAGGAAGGTGCCCAGGGCCTTCTGTCAGGCAGTTGGTCTTATTTACCTACAGCAGGAGTGGAGAGGTCAGAGTTCAACACAGAGCTGTTCACCTTAGAGGTCACAGACGACACCGCCCCACCCCAGCCACCAGGGGCAGCCTTCTCCCCCAGCAGCAAGGAACCCAGCTCACCTGAGCACAAGCCGTCCCCTAGCGCTGACATCAGCGTAGGGCAGGACACAGAGGAACCCAGCAGTGCCCCAAGCGTGGAAGAGGATCATGGGAACGTGCGAGACACTCCTGAACCCAGCAGAGCGAGGTTCACCATCGCGCCCGCCTGGCAGAGGTCTCTCTCCGGCGGAACCTCCAAGGAGCCCCCGTTCGCCTCGCCCATCAGGCCCGAGGCCTTCCAACAGGCCGCCCCGGAGCCGGCCTCCGAGCCGGCGCCCTCTCCTGACCCGCCCCAGAGCCCgacgcccctctcccctctcagaCAGCCCCCTGCTCAGGACGCGGGCGCCGCCGAAAACCCGTTCGGGATCAAGCTGAGGAGGACCCCGGTCCTGCTCCGCTACAGTGCGGAGGGATCCGGGGACGCCCCCGCGGCTGGGCTTCCCGTGGAGCCAGCGGAACCGGCGAGACGCCCCCAATCTGGGCTCCCCAGCGCCAGACCTACCGTGGCCAAAAAGCCGGACCCGCTCGAAGACAGCGCCTCCAAGCTCAGGAAAACACCAG ACGCAGCGCTCAGTAAGGGAGCCGCAGAGCCGGGGACCTCGCCCAGCTGGATCTCCGTCGCCAAGCAGAAACAGAAGAGCTTCCAGGAGAACCCCATAGAGGAGACCCCTGCCCGGAAAGGCTCCCTTGAGAAG
- the zgc:66433 gene encoding capping protein-inhibiting regulator of actin dynamics isoform X1 — MAGFYSCLRGGSDDSMASGLPNVTANQETAETPEECPAKKKSKFQTFKNFFVKKKRKEAPATPEENLLKSSQSSDNVNGPEAPPAHSEADEDSGSKVNMGSKAMSHDSVFVSDSHSSEANDGLASSQDSLHGKVKSLQLQLKQAIRLGSPQSLVCGKKGEDGGTLSEDDGLPCSPPEISTLHTVLTGSSQGRTSSLSLEGSDSEDEQMSLEASSRPVSPLDCLPLDFSEPANFAACLDNSAARHRIAVKQRACAKRKPASREVSERSKVKILSGRVPLRVEEEPSSAVLTELSAEEKNEDVEMIETDAGGEEAEVSPRVLPASRTMAEEPGAPDDPAEAGGVSSSSSEAELESLPEADLALDLQESPVSLAPSGGHYADAALDSDGEVPAEEAGSLLQEVLSSLECPLTSAFVLKPDARDLQVSADQGERSRAKDPLDDPMDRPPSSPAVNQGEDEQEEGTLSPSIDTSCGLGSRDEDEQLVKEEESVESDEDEDEEAEVMSPAEVPLKKEADLPAGKGEEAEEREKVLKEEVMEQEEVMEEEQEEEVVEQVEEEEAVVEEVEEQDAVVMEEVVTEEVEEEEAVVEEPVVEEVEEEDTVMEEDKVVIKEDGVIMEKMVIQQQEEEGEEVEVREEMGIMEVGVGIAPEAPQQKATAEFEEEDVEDGEEDVDDLKVEVATDINEPEDPEETKEVEPEPDSGDLDSGDLDSGEEGAQGLLSGSWSYLPTAGVERSEFNTELFTLEVTDDTAPPQPPGAAFSPSSKEPSSPEHKPSPSADISVGQDTEEPSSAPSVEEDHGNVRDTPEPSRARFTIAPAWQRSLSGGTSKEPPFASPIRPEAFQQAAPEPASEPAPSPDPPQSPTPLSPLRQPPAQDAGAAENPFGIKLRRTPVLLRYSAEGSGDAPAAGLPVEPAEPARRPQSGLPSARPTVAKKPDPLEDSASKLRKTPDAALSKGAAEPGTSPSWISVAKQKQKSFQENPIEETPARKGSLEKDEANLSTSPVTVSCSLEISKPAATEKDGKRTSPHPPPVQAGQDEPPWLALAKKKAKAWSEMPQIVQ; from the exons TGACGACAGCATGGCGTCGGGACTTCCAAATGTGACGGCCAATCAGGAGACGGCAGAAACCCCGGAGGAGTGTCCAG CGAAGAAGAAGTCCAAATTTCAGACATTCAAGAACTTCTTtgtgaagaagaagagaaaagaggcCCCCGCCACACCTGAGGAGAACCTTCTGAAATCCAGCCAATCGAGCGACAATGTCAACGGCCcagaggccccgcccgcccacTCGGAGGCAGACGAGGACTCTGG TTCAAAGGTCAACATGGGGAGCAAGGCCATGTCACACGACAGCGTCTTCGTCTCCGATTCCCATTCGTCGGAAGCCAACGACGGCCTGGCGTCCTCCCAGGACAGCCTTCACGGGAAGGTCAAGTCCCTGCAG ctgcagctgaagcaggccATCAGGCTGGGCTCCCCCCAGTCCCTCGTCTGTGGGAAGAAGGGGGAGGACGGCGGGACCCTCTCTGAGGACGACGGCCTGCCCTGCAGCCCCCCGGAGATCTCCACCCTGCACACCGTGCTGACGGGGTCCTCCCAGGGG AGAACGAGCTCGCTGAGCCTGGAGGGATCGGACAGCGAGGACGAGCAG ATGTCCCTGGAGGCCTCGTCCAGACCCGTCAGCCCGCTGGACTGCCTCCCGCTGGACTTCAGCGAGCCCGCCAACTTCGCCGCCTGCCTCGACAACTCAGCCGCCCGCCATCGCATCGCCGTCAAGCAGAGGGCCTGCGCCAAGCGGAAGCCTGCCAGC AGGGAGGTGTCTGAACGCAGCAAGGTGAAGATTTTGAGTGGGAGAGTGCCGCTCAGAGTAGAAGAAGAACCATCGAGTGCAGTCTTAACAGAGCTGTCTGCGGAGGAGAAGAATGAAG ACGTGGAGATGATCGAGACTGACGCTGGTGGGGAGGAGGCCGAAGTTTCCCCCAGGGTCCTGCCCGCTTCGAGGACGATGGCGGAGGAGCCCGGGGCTCCAGATGATCCGGCCGAGGCCGGGGGcgtgtcctcttcctcctccgagGCTGAATTGGAGTCTCTCCCAGAGGCAGACCTCGCCCTGGATCTCCAGGAATCCCCGGTGTCCTtggcgccctctggtggacacTACGCCGACGCAGCGCTGGACTCCGACGGCGAGGTCCCGGCTGAGGAGGCGGGGTCCCTGCTTCAGGAGGTGCTGAGCTCGCTGGAGTGCCCTTTGACCTCCGCGTTTGTGCTGAAGCCAGATGCCAGGGACCTGCAGGTCAGCGCGGACCAGGGCGAGCGCTCGCGTGCCAAGGACCCACTCGACGATCCGATGGACCGGCCGCCCTCCTCACCTGCTGTAAACCAGGGAGAAGATGAGCAAGAGGAGGGCACTCTTTCCCCCAGCATTGACACAAGCTGCGGCCTTGGTTCTCGTGATGAAGATGAACAGCTGGTCAAGGAAGAGGAGAGTGTGGAATCGgacgaggatgaggatgaggaggctGAAGTGATGAGCCCTGCTGAAGTTCCCCTCAAAAAAGAGGCAGACCTTCCTGCTGGAAAAGGAGAGGAAGCAGAAGAACGGGAGAAAGTTCTGAAGGAGGAGGTGATGGAGCAAGAGGAAgtgatggaggaggagcaggaggaggaagtagtggagcaggtggaggaggaagaggcggtAGTGGAAGAGGTGGAGGAACAAGACGCAGTTGTTATGGAGGAGGTTGTAacagaggaggtggaggaggaagaggcagtAGTGGAGGAACCAGTTGTggaggaggtagaggaggaaGACACAGTAATGGAAGAAGATAAAGTGGTAATCAAGGAAGATGGGGTGATAATGGAGAAGATGGTAatacagcagcaggaggaggagggggaggaggtggaggtcaGAGAAGAGATGGGAATAATGGAAGTGGGAGTAGGGATAGCTCCAGAGGCCCCTCAGCAAAAAGCCACAGCAGAGTTTGAGGAGGAAGATGTAGAGGATGGTGAGGAAGATGTTGACGATCTGAAAGTGGAGGTGGCTACAGACATCAATGAGCCTGAAGACCCAGAGGAGACTAAGGAGGTGGAGCCAGAACCGGACTCTGGGGACCTGGACTCTGGGGACCTGGACTCTGGGGAGGAAGGTGCCCAGGGCCTTCTGTCAGGCAGTTGGTCTTATTTACCTACAGCAGGAGTGGAGAGGTCAGAGTTCAACACAGAGCTGTTCACCTTAGAGGTCACAGACGACACCGCCCCACCCCAGCCACCAGGGGCAGCCTTCTCCCCCAGCAGCAAGGAACCCAGCTCACCTGAGCACAAGCCGTCCCCTAGCGCTGACATCAGCGTAGGGCAGGACACAGAGGAACCCAGCAGTGCCCCAAGCGTGGAAGAGGATCATGGGAACGTGCGAGACACTCCTGAACCCAGCAGAGCGAGGTTCACCATCGCGCCCGCCTGGCAGAGGTCTCTCTCCGGCGGAACCTCCAAGGAGCCCCCGTTCGCCTCGCCCATCAGGCCCGAGGCCTTCCAACAGGCCGCCCCGGAGCCGGCCTCCGAGCCGGCGCCCTCTCCTGACCCGCCCCAGAGCCCgacgcccctctcccctctcagaCAGCCCCCTGCTCAGGACGCGGGCGCCGCCGAAAACCCGTTCGGGATCAAGCTGAGGAGGACCCCGGTCCTGCTCCGCTACAGTGCGGAGGGATCCGGGGACGCCCCCGCGGCTGGGCTTCCCGTGGAGCCAGCGGAACCGGCGAGACGCCCCCAATCTGGGCTCCCCAGCGCCAGACCTACCGTGGCCAAAAAGCCGGACCCGCTCGAAGACAGCGCCTCCAAGCTCAGGAAAACACCAG ACGCAGCGCTCAGTAAGGGAGCCGCAGAGCCGGGGACCTCGCCCAGCTGGATCTCCGTCGCCAAGCAGAAACAGAAGAGCTTCCAGGAGAACCCCATAGAGGAGACCCCTGCCCGGAAAGGCTCCCTTGAGAAG
- the zgc:66433 gene encoding capping protein-inhibiting regulator of actin dynamics isoform X4 gives MAGFYSCLRGGSDDSMASGLPNVTANQETAETPEECPAKKKSKFQTFKNFFVKKKRKEAPATPEENLLKSSQSSDNVNGPEAPPAHSEADEDSGSKVNMGSKAMSHDSVFVSDSHSSEANDGLASSQDSLHGKVKSLQLQLKQAIRLGSPQSLVCGKKGEDGGTLSEDDGLPCSPPEISTLHTVLTGSSQGMSLEASSRPVSPLDCLPLDFSEPANFAACLDNSAARHRIAVKQRACAKRKPASREVSERSKVKILSGRVPLRVEEEPSSAVLTELSAEEKNEDVEMIETDAGGEEAEVSPRVLPASRTMAEEPGAPDDPAEAGGVSSSSSEAELESLPEADLALDLQESPVSLAPSGGHYADAALDSDGEVPAEEAGSLLQEVLSSLECPLTSAFVLKPDARDLQVSADQGERSRAKDPLDDPMDRPPSSPAVNQGEDEQEEGTLSPSIDTSCGLGSRDEDEQLVKEEESVESDEDEDEEAEVMSPAEVPLKKEADLPAGKGEEAEEREKVLKEEVMEQEEVMEEEQEEEVVEQVEEEEAVVEEVEEQDAVVMEEVVTEEVEEEEAVVEEPVVEEVEEEDTVMEEDKVVIKEDGVIMEKMVIQQQEEEGEEVEVREEMGIMEVGVGIAPEAPQQKATAEFEEEDVEDGEEDVDDLKVEVATDINEPEDPEETKEVEPEPDSGDLDSGDLDSGEEGAQGLLSGSWSYLPTAGVERSEFNTELFTLEVTDDTAPPQPPGAAFSPSSKEPSSPEHKPSPSADISVGQDTEEPSSAPSVEEDHGNVRDTPEPSRARFTIAPAWQRSLSGGTSKEPPFASPIRPEAFQQAAPEPASEPAPSPDPPQSPTPLSPLRQPPAQDAGAAENPFGIKLRRTPVLLRYSAEGSGDAPAAGLPVEPAEPARRPQSGLPSARPTVAKKPDPLEDSASKLRKTPDAALSKGAAEPGTSPSWISVAKQKQKSFQENPIEETPARKGSLEKDEANLSTSPVTVSCSLEISKPAATEKDGKRTSPHPPPVQAGQDEPPWLALAKKKAKAWSEMPQIVQ, from the exons TGACGACAGCATGGCGTCGGGACTTCCAAATGTGACGGCCAATCAGGAGACGGCAGAAACCCCGGAGGAGTGTCCAG CGAAGAAGAAGTCCAAATTTCAGACATTCAAGAACTTCTTtgtgaagaagaagagaaaagaggcCCCCGCCACACCTGAGGAGAACCTTCTGAAATCCAGCCAATCGAGCGACAATGTCAACGGCCcagaggccccgcccgcccacTCGGAGGCAGACGAGGACTCTGG TTCAAAGGTCAACATGGGGAGCAAGGCCATGTCACACGACAGCGTCTTCGTCTCCGATTCCCATTCGTCGGAAGCCAACGACGGCCTGGCGTCCTCCCAGGACAGCCTTCACGGGAAGGTCAAGTCCCTGCAG ctgcagctgaagcaggccATCAGGCTGGGCTCCCCCCAGTCCCTCGTCTGTGGGAAGAAGGGGGAGGACGGCGGGACCCTCTCTGAGGACGACGGCCTGCCCTGCAGCCCCCCGGAGATCTCCACCCTGCACACCGTGCTGACGGGGTCCTCCCAGGGG ATGTCCCTGGAGGCCTCGTCCAGACCCGTCAGCCCGCTGGACTGCCTCCCGCTGGACTTCAGCGAGCCCGCCAACTTCGCCGCCTGCCTCGACAACTCAGCCGCCCGCCATCGCATCGCCGTCAAGCAGAGGGCCTGCGCCAAGCGGAAGCCTGCCAGC AGGGAGGTGTCTGAACGCAGCAAGGTGAAGATTTTGAGTGGGAGAGTGCCGCTCAGAGTAGAAGAAGAACCATCGAGTGCAGTCTTAACAGAGCTGTCTGCGGAGGAGAAGAATGAAG ACGTGGAGATGATCGAGACTGACGCTGGTGGGGAGGAGGCCGAAGTTTCCCCCAGGGTCCTGCCCGCTTCGAGGACGATGGCGGAGGAGCCCGGGGCTCCAGATGATCCGGCCGAGGCCGGGGGcgtgtcctcttcctcctccgagGCTGAATTGGAGTCTCTCCCAGAGGCAGACCTCGCCCTGGATCTCCAGGAATCCCCGGTGTCCTtggcgccctctggtggacacTACGCCGACGCAGCGCTGGACTCCGACGGCGAGGTCCCGGCTGAGGAGGCGGGGTCCCTGCTTCAGGAGGTGCTGAGCTCGCTGGAGTGCCCTTTGACCTCCGCGTTTGTGCTGAAGCCAGATGCCAGGGACCTGCAGGTCAGCGCGGACCAGGGCGAGCGCTCGCGTGCCAAGGACCCACTCGACGATCCGATGGACCGGCCGCCCTCCTCACCTGCTGTAAACCAGGGAGAAGATGAGCAAGAGGAGGGCACTCTTTCCCCCAGCATTGACACAAGCTGCGGCCTTGGTTCTCGTGATGAAGATGAACAGCTGGTCAAGGAAGAGGAGAGTGTGGAATCGgacgaggatgaggatgaggaggctGAAGTGATGAGCCCTGCTGAAGTTCCCCTCAAAAAAGAGGCAGACCTTCCTGCTGGAAAAGGAGAGGAAGCAGAAGAACGGGAGAAAGTTCTGAAGGAGGAGGTGATGGAGCAAGAGGAAgtgatggaggaggagcaggaggaggaagtagtggagcaggtggaggaggaagaggcggtAGTGGAAGAGGTGGAGGAACAAGACGCAGTTGTTATGGAGGAGGTTGTAacagaggaggtggaggaggaagaggcagtAGTGGAGGAACCAGTTGTggaggaggtagaggaggaaGACACAGTAATGGAAGAAGATAAAGTGGTAATCAAGGAAGATGGGGTGATAATGGAGAAGATGGTAatacagcagcaggaggaggagggggaggaggtggaggtcaGAGAAGAGATGGGAATAATGGAAGTGGGAGTAGGGATAGCTCCAGAGGCCCCTCAGCAAAAAGCCACAGCAGAGTTTGAGGAGGAAGATGTAGAGGATGGTGAGGAAGATGTTGACGATCTGAAAGTGGAGGTGGCTACAGACATCAATGAGCCTGAAGACCCAGAGGAGACTAAGGAGGTGGAGCCAGAACCGGACTCTGGGGACCTGGACTCTGGGGACCTGGACTCTGGGGAGGAAGGTGCCCAGGGCCTTCTGTCAGGCAGTTGGTCTTATTTACCTACAGCAGGAGTGGAGAGGTCAGAGTTCAACACAGAGCTGTTCACCTTAGAGGTCACAGACGACACCGCCCCACCCCAGCCACCAGGGGCAGCCTTCTCCCCCAGCAGCAAGGAACCCAGCTCACCTGAGCACAAGCCGTCCCCTAGCGCTGACATCAGCGTAGGGCAGGACACAGAGGAACCCAGCAGTGCCCCAAGCGTGGAAGAGGATCATGGGAACGTGCGAGACACTCCTGAACCCAGCAGAGCGAGGTTCACCATCGCGCCCGCCTGGCAGAGGTCTCTCTCCGGCGGAACCTCCAAGGAGCCCCCGTTCGCCTCGCCCATCAGGCCCGAGGCCTTCCAACAGGCCGCCCCGGAGCCGGCCTCCGAGCCGGCGCCCTCTCCTGACCCGCCCCAGAGCCCgacgcccctctcccctctcagaCAGCCCCCTGCTCAGGACGCGGGCGCCGCCGAAAACCCGTTCGGGATCAAGCTGAGGAGGACCCCGGTCCTGCTCCGCTACAGTGCGGAGGGATCCGGGGACGCCCCCGCGGCTGGGCTTCCCGTGGAGCCAGCGGAACCGGCGAGACGCCCCCAATCTGGGCTCCCCAGCGCCAGACCTACCGTGGCCAAAAAGCCGGACCCGCTCGAAGACAGCGCCTCCAAGCTCAGGAAAACACCAG ACGCAGCGCTCAGTAAGGGAGCCGCAGAGCCGGGGACCTCGCCCAGCTGGATCTCCGTCGCCAAGCAGAAACAGAAGAGCTTCCAGGAGAACCCCATAGAGGAGACCCCTGCCCGGAAAGGCTCCCTTGAGAAG